One segment of Triticum dicoccoides isolate Atlit2015 ecotype Zavitan unplaced genomic scaffold, WEW_v2.0 scaffold179267, whole genome shotgun sequence DNA contains the following:
- the LOC119344678 gene encoding germin-like protein 8-5 — translation MASSSSIFLFAALLALVSWQATASDPSPLQDFCVADLHSPVRVNGFVCKNPMEVNADDFFKAANLDKPRVTNKVGSNVTLINVMQIAGLNTLGISIARIDYAPLGQNPPHTHPRATEILTVLEGTLYVGFVTSNQPAPNRNKFLSKMLNKGDVFVFPVGLIHFQFNPNPHQPAIAIAALSSQNPGAITIANAVFGSDPPISYDVLAKAFQVENNTIDYLQAQFWENNHN, via the exons ATGGCATCATCCTCTTCCATCTTTCTCtttgctgctcttcttgcactgGTCTCATGGCAGGCCACTGCCTCTGATCCTAGCCCACTCCAGGACTTTTGCGTCGCCGACCTGCATTCACCAG TGCGTGTCAATGGGTTTGTTTGCAAGAACCCGATGGAAGTTAACGCAGACGACTTCTTCAAGGCAGCCAACCTCGACAAGCCTAGGGTGACCAACAAGGTTGGATCCAACGTCACTTTGATCAACGTCATGCAGATTGCTGGACTCAACACCCTCGGCATCTCAATTGCACGCATCGACTATGCTCCCTTGGGTCAGAACCCACCACATACGCACCCTCGCGCCACTGAGATCCTCACGGTGCTCGAGGGGACACTATATGTTGGCTTTGTCACATCCAACCAGCCCGCCCCCAACAGAAACAAGTTCCTTTCCAAGATGCTCAACAAAGGTGATGTGTTTGTCTTCCCCGTGGGGCTCATCCACTTCCAATTCAACCCCAACCCCCACCAGCCCGCTATTGCAATTGCCGCGCTCAGCAGCCAGAACCCAGGGGCTATCACAATTGCCAATGCAGTGTTTGGGTCGGACCCACCAATATCATATGATGTTCTTGCCAAGGCATTTCAGGTGGAAAATAATACAATAGACTATCTCCAGGCCCAATTTTGGGAGAACAACCACAACTAA